The genomic DNA TGCAAAGCTATATGGCGACGGTATTTGTCGGCGAGCGTGAGATTGGCGGGCCTTTTGTAAACGGTGATTTTCGTTCAAGCCTGAACTTCGCGAGGCGAGAGCTTCGCGGATACCTGCGCCTGGCTGAGAGTATCTGACGGCAGGAAGTCATGGGTGGTCGCCGTCATGGCCTTCGTTGCGTAACCGCCCCGGCGCTTGATTTTGGCATCCTTACCGAGACGAAGGATAGCGAGACCGCCACCGTGGAGTCCAGCTTTACCGTGACGTCGGCCTACACGGCCGAGGATTTCGTATCGGATACGCGAAGCGAGTTTCTTGCCTGCGTCACGGAAGATTTCGGCGAGCAGGTCGCATCGGAGGCTGCAAGTCTCGTCGATGGTCAAATCGCGTCGATGTCGTGGTATAGGCGCTTCGAGATATGGAACGACCTCGCATCCTACGACATATGCGGCGTTGCGAACGCCGATCATCTCATCGACGGGCTCGAGGAGCTTTCCGTCGCGCTCGCCGATGGCCGCGCGTTCGACGCAAACGGTGGAAACCCCGTCTTCCATGCTTTTCACCGGGCCGAGCGGCAAAGTGGCGACAGAGAGTTACCTGTGCCTGCCAGACGTACTCATCGACATCATTGAGACAGGGGCTTCGGGCAACCGGAGCTCTTTTCTAATATGAGCCGGCACCTCCACGGTACCGGCCCAATAACGACTGCCTACATATCCCAGATCTCGCTCAGCCGCTCATCGTCCGCGGCCTCCTCCTCGAAGCGGAACTCGTAGGGGATGGCCAACCTGGTGAGCTCAAAGGCCACCTTTCTGGTCATGGCGTTCGAGATTCGCGCCGCGCGCGCATCCTCCGCGGCTAAGTCCTGCTCGCGGAAGTAGGGGAGCGGGTAGGGGTTGCCATCCGTCTCATCGACAATCTTCTCCACCAGGCACCCGACCTCGCGCTCTTGGATTTCCGCCAGATTCTCGAGGTACTTCCATGCCACGGCAGTGGCGCGGGCTCGCGGCAGGCGCGGTCTTTCCCAGTTCTTGACGGTCTTCACGTCGACGCCCGCTGCCTCCGCGACATCGGACTGGTAGAGCCCCAGGCTCTCGCGCAGCACCTTGAAGCCCGCCTTGGTGTGGATGGTCTGCATATCCGTTCCTTTCATCTAGATTCTCTTCTCGAAGAGCCCGTGATAGACCTCATCGATCTCGTCCTGGTATTCGCACAGGAATTCGCAGCGTCCGACCACGAGTGCGACGAAAAGCTCGTCGACGGTGGCAATGC from Eggerthella lenta DSM 2243 includes the following:
- a CDS encoding transcriptional regulator, with the translated sequence MKGTDMQTIHTKAGFKVLRESLGLYQSDVAEAAGVDVKTVKNWERPRLPRARATAVAWKYLENLAEIQEREVGCLVEKIVDETDGNPYPLPYFREQDLAAEDARAARISNAMTRKVAFELTRLAIPYEFRFEEEAADDERLSEIWDM